One genomic window of Burkholderia diffusa includes the following:
- a CDS encoding protease pro-enzyme activation domain-containing protein → MSAALMVFALAGCGGDESPTASTVAATAQVGKLSALRATGNVVSAAPMSATAPVHVALILKLNDEAALHRFVQDARTPGSASFGAVLTSAQIAARYAPTADQVATVKTYLGSKGFTNINVAGNNMIVEADAPAGVISGVFQTTLVPVAMADGTRAHINTAPETVPDALGGVVQAVLGLDTATRLHPHFVRASVATSTPATNTSPTTNAVMVGHNPTEFPGIYSVGSAPTAANTTVGIIAEGNLTQPVVDLTTFETNNGLPAVPVSVINAGTPSADTSGNVEWSLDSQTIVGMSGGVKQINFYVAPSFAWSDMALAINRAVTDNTARIVNMSIGGCENWAPTASMDVLFELAVAQGQTFSVSTGDSGSVAYGCSGTSVQYPASSPYVVAVGGTSLYTNGNGSYGGEMAWGSGGGGSSGFEPIPAWQSNVPQLKGRAFRGLPDLAFDADPNSGAQIIVGGQLETLGGTSLSAPLFTATWARLLAGSCVTNLGFAAPTLYSTQATTPSIFRDITYGSNGAYSAGSGWDFVTGWGTPIVTTLQSSICAPTTPIYGGTISEGTTLKPGQIVYSTSQNHRLVMQNDGNLVLYNATSGAALWNSGTSGNAGAYAVFQTDGNFVVYSASGRALWFSSTNSGSYGQSLVIQDDGNMVIYASSVPVFATATFTAGLTNSSNGPAVWKGGATLGSGQSLVSGNGANILVMQGDGNLVLLRQGVPRWNSGTYNHPGSYAAMQTDGNLVVYSPTGVPLWYSGTNGNPGAATYIQDDGNLVIYAQAPRWNTNTSGS, encoded by the coding sequence ATGAGCGCGGCACTCATGGTGTTTGCGCTCGCGGGGTGTGGCGGCGACGAGAGTCCGACGGCGTCGACCGTCGCCGCCACTGCGCAAGTCGGTAAATTGTCGGCGCTGCGCGCCACGGGCAACGTGGTAAGTGCGGCGCCGATGAGTGCGACGGCGCCGGTTCATGTTGCGCTGATACTCAAGCTGAACGACGAAGCCGCACTGCATCGCTTCGTGCAGGACGCGCGAACGCCCGGCAGCGCCAGCTTCGGCGCCGTGCTGACCTCCGCGCAGATCGCCGCGCGCTACGCGCCCACCGCCGACCAGGTCGCCACGGTGAAGACCTATTTGGGAAGTAAGGGCTTCACGAACATCAACGTCGCCGGCAACAACATGATCGTCGAAGCCGATGCGCCGGCCGGCGTGATTTCCGGGGTGTTCCAGACGACGCTGGTGCCCGTCGCGATGGCGGATGGCACCCGCGCGCATATCAATACTGCCCCCGAGACGGTACCCGATGCACTCGGCGGAGTCGTTCAAGCGGTTCTGGGGCTCGATACCGCGACACGCCTGCATCCGCACTTCGTGCGCGCCTCCGTGGCCACCAGTACGCCAGCCACCAATACGTCGCCGACGACCAACGCAGTCATGGTCGGCCACAACCCGACGGAGTTTCCGGGCATCTATTCCGTAGGCAGCGCGCCGACGGCCGCCAACACGACGGTGGGCATCATTGCGGAAGGGAACCTGACGCAGCCCGTCGTCGACCTGACGACGTTCGAAACGAACAACGGGTTGCCCGCCGTACCCGTTTCGGTGATCAACGCCGGCACGCCAAGCGCCGACACGAGCGGAAACGTCGAATGGTCGCTCGACAGCCAGACCATCGTCGGGATGTCCGGCGGCGTCAAGCAAATCAATTTCTATGTTGCGCCGTCCTTCGCTTGGAGCGACATGGCGCTCGCGATCAATCGCGCCGTGACGGACAACACCGCGCGGATCGTCAACATGTCGATCGGCGGATGTGAGAACTGGGCGCCGACCGCCTCGATGGACGTGCTGTTCGAACTTGCCGTCGCACAGGGACAGACCTTTTCGGTCAGCACGGGCGATTCGGGTAGCGTTGCGTACGGCTGCAGCGGCACGTCGGTGCAATACCCGGCCAGTTCACCGTATGTCGTGGCCGTCGGCGGCACCAGCCTCTATACGAACGGCAACGGCAGCTATGGCGGCGAGATGGCCTGGGGCTCCGGCGGTGGCGGCAGCAGCGGCTTCGAGCCGATTCCGGCCTGGCAGTCGAATGTACCGCAGCTGAAGGGGCGGGCGTTCCGGGGCCTGCCGGATCTTGCGTTCGACGCGGATCCCAACAGTGGCGCGCAGATCATCGTGGGCGGACAACTCGAAACGCTGGGCGGTACGAGCCTGTCCGCGCCGTTGTTTACCGCGACCTGGGCGCGCCTTTTGGCCGGCAGTTGCGTGACGAACCTCGGCTTCGCGGCGCCGACGCTGTACAGCACTCAAGCCACGACGCCGTCGATCTTCCGCGACATCACCTACGGCAGCAACGGCGCATACAGTGCGGGTTCGGGCTGGGACTTCGTGACCGGCTGGGGAACACCGATCGTCACCACGCTGCAATCGTCGATATGCGCGCCGACGACACCGATCTACGGCGGCACCATCAGTGAAGGGACGACGCTCAAGCCTGGGCAAATCGTGTATTCGACGTCGCAAAACCATCGGCTGGTCATGCAGAATGACGGCAACCTTGTGCTTTACAACGCGACCAGTGGTGCCGCGCTGTGGAATTCAGGGACGTCCGGAAATGCAGGGGCGTATGCAGTTTTCCAGACCGATGGCAACTTCGTGGTCTACAGCGCGAGCGGCAGGGCGCTGTGGTTTTCGTCGACCAACAGCGGTTCCTATGGCCAGTCTCTTGTCATACAGGATGACGGCAACATGGTGATCTACGCTTCGTCCGTCCCGGTATTCGCCACGGCGACGTTCACGGCGGGATTGACGAATTCGTCGAACGGGCCGGCCGTCTGGAAGGGCGGTGCTACCCTCGGCAGCGGCCAGAGCCTGGTATCAGGCAACGGCGCAAACATACTCGTGATGCAGGGCGACGGGAATCTGGTGCTGCTTCGCCAGGGCGTTCCGCGATGGAATTCAGGGACCTACAATCATCCGGGCTCCTACGCGGCGATGCAGACGGACGGCAATCTGGTCGTCTACAGTCCAACGGGCGTGCCGCTCTGGTATTCCGGCACCAACGGCAATCCGGGGGCAGCCACGTACATTCAGGACGACGGCAATCTCGTGATCTATGCGCAAGCGCCACGCTGGAACACCAATACGTCGGGCAGCTAA
- a CDS encoding polysaccharide biosynthesis protein, which produces MLRFKPSWRSLSVFGFDLLAVAAAWISAYVIRFNGAVPSEFWHGCLIALAGVVPTYAILFRICGLYRGMWVFASLPDLIRIAKAVGIGALLVMIGAVMLQPTPIIPRSVLLVSPLLLFLSTGGARALYRTVKEFYRYGGLIAQGKPVVVLGAGAAGATLARELSRSGEWRLIGLLDDDPTKRGREIYGYKVLGAIDELPHFADMLRVETAIIAIPSAPVEVQRRVATLCVRAGVRAMVLPALADVAQGQASLSRVRQIDLEDLLGREPVSIDTAHVDALLRGRVVMVTGAGGSIGSELCRQILRFEPAQLVAFDLSEYAIYRLTEDLHERFPGVDVVPIVGDAKDSLLLDEVFRRHAPHIVFHAAAYKHVPLMEELNAWQAVRNNVLGTYRVARAAARHATRHFVLISTDKAVNPTNVMGASKRLAEMACQALQQSSSTQFETVRFGNVLGSAGSVIPKFQQQIAKGGPVTVTHPEVTRFFMTIPEASQLVLQASSMGLGGEIFVLDMGQPVRIVDLARDLIRLYGFDESQIRISFSGLRPGEKLYEELLADDETATRTPHPKLRIARAREVPDNLLDDLLPWLMQNRVLPDDEVRRDLRRWVPEYQPTVLPQLQPVASARSA; this is translated from the coding sequence ATGCTTCGATTCAAACCGTCGTGGCGGTCACTGAGCGTATTCGGATTCGACTTGCTCGCCGTCGCCGCCGCATGGATATCGGCTTACGTGATTCGTTTCAATGGGGCCGTGCCGTCGGAATTCTGGCACGGTTGTCTCATTGCGCTCGCGGGCGTCGTCCCGACCTATGCGATCCTGTTCCGAATTTGCGGCCTGTACCGCGGCATGTGGGTGTTCGCGAGCCTGCCGGATCTCATCCGCATTGCGAAGGCGGTCGGCATCGGTGCGCTGCTCGTGATGATCGGCGCGGTCATGCTGCAGCCGACGCCGATCATTCCGCGCTCGGTCCTGCTCGTTTCGCCGCTGCTGCTGTTTCTGTCGACCGGCGGCGCGCGTGCGCTGTACCGGACGGTGAAGGAGTTCTACCGATACGGAGGCCTGATCGCGCAAGGCAAGCCGGTCGTCGTGCTCGGCGCGGGCGCGGCCGGTGCGACTCTCGCTCGCGAATTGTCGCGTTCAGGCGAATGGCGCCTGATCGGACTCCTGGACGACGATCCGACCAAGCGCGGCCGGGAAATTTACGGCTACAAGGTGCTCGGTGCGATCGACGAGCTACCGCATTTTGCCGACATGTTGCGCGTCGAGACCGCGATCATCGCGATCCCGTCTGCACCGGTCGAAGTGCAGCGGCGGGTCGCGACGCTGTGCGTGCGTGCCGGTGTTCGCGCCATGGTGCTGCCCGCGCTCGCCGACGTCGCGCAGGGGCAGGCCTCCCTGTCGCGCGTGCGCCAGATCGATCTCGAGGATCTACTGGGCCGCGAGCCCGTATCGATCGATACGGCTCACGTGGATGCCCTGCTGCGCGGCCGGGTCGTGATGGTGACGGGCGCGGGCGGCTCCATCGGTTCCGAACTGTGTCGTCAGATCCTGCGGTTCGAGCCGGCCCAGCTGGTTGCGTTCGATCTGTCGGAGTACGCGATTTACCGGTTGACTGAAGATTTGCACGAGCGTTTCCCGGGCGTCGACGTCGTGCCGATCGTCGGCGACGCGAAGGACTCCCTGTTGCTGGACGAAGTGTTTCGCCGCCATGCGCCGCACATCGTTTTCCATGCCGCGGCCTACAAGCATGTGCCGTTGATGGAAGAACTCAACGCATGGCAGGCGGTCCGCAACAACGTGCTCGGCACGTACCGCGTCGCGCGTGCGGCTGCGCGCCATGCCACGCGCCACTTCGTGCTGATCTCGACTGACAAGGCCGTCAACCCGACAAACGTGATGGGCGCGAGCAAGCGGTTGGCGGAAATGGCTTGTCAAGCATTGCAGCAATCGAGCTCGACGCAGTTCGAGACGGTTCGCTTCGGCAACGTGCTCGGCAGTGCCGGGAGCGTCATTCCGAAATTCCAGCAGCAGATCGCGAAGGGCGGCCCCGTGACCGTCACCCACCCGGAAGTCACACGCTTCTTCATGACGATCCCCGAGGCGTCACAGCTGGTGTTGCAGGCTTCCAGCATGGGACTGGGCGGCGAGATCTTCGTCCTCGACATGGGGCAGCCGGTCCGGATCGTCGATCTCGCTCGTGACCTGATTCGCCTCTACGGCTTCGACGAGAGTCAGATTCGCATCTCGTTCTCGGGCCTGCGGCCGGGAGAAAAACTGTACGAGGAACTGCTCGCCGACGACGAGACCGCGACCCGTACACCGCATCCGAAGCTGCGCATTGCGCGCGCGCGCGAGGTGCCGGACAACCTGCTCGACGACCTTTTGCCCTGGCTGATGCAGAATCGCGTGCTGCCCGACGACGAGGTGCGACGGGATCTGCGCCGTTGGGTGCCCGAATACCAGCCGACGGTCTTGCCGCAACTGCAGCCAGTTGCATCGGCGCGGTCGGCCTGA
- a CDS encoding glycosyltransferase family 4 protein, producing the protein MCAPARAWLGAAVYRRRGAGPHGGRLGEGGRSMIASLPIVVVAAFAACASFAVLAWLLKSGVAWRLAVDVPNQRSLHERPVPRVGGWGVMCSALPLIALGVPGFGWAALAACVLAVVSLIDDRRGLSARVRFSIHLLVAAGAVAVSSTGMSIWTTVLVVVALVWMVNLYNFMDGANGLAAGMTVLGFGTYAIAAARVAPELAMASGVIAGAGLGFLVLNFGAAKVFLGDVGSIPLGFLAGAFGLWGWQHDVWPVWFVAMAFGSFIADASVTLLRRLLRGEKVWQAHREHFYQRLVRVLGSHVPVALLYYLLMLGGSAAGLAARQLSSVVEQWWIVVAWYALLAVVGAWIEWRWRKSGLTR; encoded by the coding sequence ATGTGCGCACCTGCGCGAGCTTGGTTGGGCGCCGCCGTTTACCGTCGACGAGGGGCTGGCCCGCACGGTGGCCGGCTTGGCGAAGGGGGGCGGAGCATGATCGCATCGTTGCCCATCGTAGTCGTTGCCGCGTTCGCGGCATGCGCCAGCTTCGCGGTGCTTGCATGGCTGCTGAAATCGGGTGTCGCGTGGCGACTCGCCGTCGACGTGCCGAACCAGCGCTCCCTTCACGAGCGGCCGGTGCCGCGTGTCGGCGGATGGGGCGTGATGTGTTCGGCGCTGCCGCTGATCGCGCTCGGCGTGCCGGGATTCGGCTGGGCGGCGCTTGCCGCGTGCGTGCTGGCCGTCGTGTCGTTGATCGACGACCGGCGTGGCCTGTCGGCGCGTGTGCGTTTCAGCATACATCTGCTGGTGGCCGCAGGCGCCGTCGCGGTCTCGTCCACCGGAATGTCGATATGGACGACGGTGTTGGTCGTCGTCGCGCTCGTCTGGATGGTTAATCTTTACAACTTCATGGACGGCGCGAACGGTCTCGCGGCCGGTATGACGGTGCTGGGTTTCGGCACCTATGCGATTGCGGCGGCGCGCGTCGCGCCGGAGCTCGCAATGGCGAGCGGCGTGATCGCGGGCGCCGGTCTGGGATTTCTCGTGCTCAATTTCGGAGCGGCGAAGGTCTTCCTCGGTGACGTCGGGTCGATTCCGCTGGGCTTTCTGGCCGGTGCATTCGGGCTGTGGGGCTGGCAGCACGATGTCTGGCCGGTATGGTTTGTCGCGATGGCGTTCGGATCGTTCATCGCGGATGCATCCGTGACGCTGTTGCGCCGCCTGTTGCGCGGAGAAAAGGTCTGGCAGGCGCATCGCGAACATTTCTATCAACGGCTGGTGCGGGTGCTCGGTTCGCACGTGCCAGTGGCGCTGCTGTATTACCTGTTGATGTTGGGCGGTTCGGCGGCGGGGCTCGCGGCGCGTCAGCTTTCGTCCGTCGTGGAGCAGTGGTGGATCGTGGTTGCGTGGTACGCCCTGCTCGCCGTTGTCGGCGCGTGGATCGAGTGGCGCTGGCGCAAGTCCGGGCTGACTCGTTGA
- a CDS encoding mannose-1-phosphate guanylyltransferase/mannose-6-phosphate isomerase, with protein MNIIPVIICGGAGTRLWPVSREAFPKPLLRLADGQSLLQKTYLRAQQATAAREIVVVTNRETYFLTKDECTNVREAGNRLGFVLEPEARNTAAAIGAAAELIRREHGPEAVMLVLPADHLVADQAAFDAAVQQAAAAAVDGQIVTFGIHPTSPETGYGYIEYDATPARSPASRKVTRFVEKPQLSVAEALVADGRHLWNAGMFCFTAQTILAELERHAPGVAAPVVHAVDTASRSASSDGDYALELTQAAFRETESISIDYAVMERSANVYVVPCDIGWSDIGSWLSISSLTAPDERGNRISGHAQLHDADNCFVQSEDRMVGLVGVHDLIVVDTPDALLVASAQRAQDVKHIVAGLKQSNHSAYRLHRTVHRPWGTYTVLEEGERFKMKRIVVKPGASLSLQMHHHRSEHWVVVSGCADVVNGEQVISLQPNESTYIPAGHKHRLINPGVLDLVLIEVQCGEYLGEDDIVRFEDVYGRTSSN; from the coding sequence ATGAACATCATACCCGTCATCATCTGCGGAGGCGCGGGCACCCGGCTGTGGCCCGTGTCACGTGAAGCGTTTCCGAAGCCGCTGTTGCGCCTTGCTGACGGGCAAAGCCTGCTCCAGAAGACCTATCTTCGGGCCCAGCAGGCGACCGCTGCACGCGAAATTGTCGTCGTCACGAACCGCGAAACCTACTTCCTGACCAAGGACGAGTGCACGAACGTGCGGGAAGCTGGCAACCGGCTCGGCTTCGTGCTCGAGCCCGAGGCCCGCAATACGGCTGCCGCCATTGGCGCGGCCGCCGAATTGATCCGCCGCGAGCACGGCCCCGAGGCCGTCATGCTCGTCCTGCCGGCCGACCATCTGGTCGCCGATCAGGCGGCGTTTGATGCTGCGGTGCAGCAAGCCGCGGCCGCCGCGGTCGATGGTCAGATCGTGACGTTCGGCATTCATCCGACCAGTCCCGAAACCGGCTACGGCTACATCGAATACGATGCGACGCCTGCCCGCAGCCCGGCGTCGCGCAAGGTGACGCGTTTCGTCGAGAAACCGCAGTTGTCGGTCGCCGAGGCGCTTGTCGCCGACGGGCGCCACCTGTGGAACGCCGGCATGTTCTGCTTTACCGCGCAGACGATCCTCGCGGAACTCGAACGTCACGCGCCCGGCGTTGCCGCGCCGGTCGTCCATGCGGTCGATACGGCGTCGCGCAGTGCATCGTCCGACGGCGACTACGCGCTCGAACTCACGCAGGCAGCCTTCCGCGAAACGGAAAGCATCTCGATCGACTACGCGGTAATGGAGCGCTCGGCCAACGTCTACGTCGTGCCGTGCGACATCGGCTGGAGCGACATCGGCTCCTGGCTGTCGATCAGCAGTCTCACCGCCCCTGACGAGCGCGGCAACCGCATCAGCGGCCATGCGCAACTTCACGACGCCGACAACTGCTTCGTTCAGAGCGAAGACCGGATGGTCGGCCTCGTCGGCGTGCACGACCTGATCGTCGTCGATACGCCGGACGCCCTGCTCGTCGCATCCGCGCAACGCGCACAGGACGTCAAGCACATCGTCGCCGGGCTAAAGCAGTCGAACCACAGCGCGTATCGCCTGCACCGCACCGTGCATCGTCCGTGGGGGACCTACACGGTGCTGGAGGAAGGCGAACGATTCAAGATGAAGCGGATCGTCGTCAAGCCGGGCGCCTCGCTGTCGCTGCAGATGCATCACCATCGAAGCGAGCACTGGGTAGTCGTGAGCGGTTGCGCGGATGTCGTCAACGGCGAACAGGTCATCTCGCTGCAGCCGAACGAATCGACCTACATCCCGGCTGGTCACAAGCATCGGCTGATCAACCCCGGCGTGCTCGATCTCGTGCTCATCGAGGTTCAGTGCGGCGAATATCTTGGCGAAGACGACATCGTCCGCTTCGAGGACGTCTACGGCCGCACATCGTCGAACTGA
- a CDS encoding glycosyltransferase family 4 protein encodes MKLLFDLNSLRPPRSGIGYYTQHLLEGLLRRSDVEDVAGWVGRTVFQGERLDAMMVDQSSLQKAVQFRNGMTASLLQKSRAIPGLYRLRTVVRSSASRTLRSDFARRGYLYHETNFVASRYRGPNVVTVHDLSHRRHPEFHPQVAVNYLDHGLPRSLRQAGAIIVDSLYTKQELLDIYDVPEERVVPIHLGVESVFRPYSEEECRPVLDALGIQSRRFVLSVCTLQPRKNLQRLVEGFARLPEELRQMYPLVLVGADGWKNSQLMACIEPLARAGQIISPGYLSRSSLLHLFSSAAVFAYPSLYEGFGLPVAEAMASGAPVLTSNVTSIPEVTNGAALEVDPYSVDAIEAGLERLLTDAALRDLLVEKGLRRAAELTWDATVDKTCEVYHSLV; translated from the coding sequence ATGAAACTGCTTTTCGATCTCAATTCGCTGCGTCCGCCCCGAAGCGGCATCGGCTACTACACACAACATCTGCTCGAAGGTCTGCTGCGGCGCAGCGATGTCGAAGACGTCGCCGGTTGGGTCGGGCGTACCGTGTTCCAGGGCGAGCGTCTCGACGCCATGATGGTCGATCAGTCATCGCTGCAGAAGGCCGTGCAGTTCCGCAACGGCATGACTGCGAGCCTGCTGCAGAAATCGAGGGCGATTCCGGGGCTATATCGTTTACGCACGGTCGTGCGGAGTTCTGCTTCGCGCACGTTGCGCAGCGACTTCGCGCGGCGCGGCTATCTCTATCACGAGACCAATTTCGTCGCGTCGCGTTATCGCGGCCCGAACGTCGTGACCGTGCACGACCTGTCTCACCGGCGTCATCCGGAGTTTCATCCGCAGGTCGCCGTCAACTACCTCGATCACGGGTTGCCGCGCTCGCTGCGACAGGCCGGCGCGATCATCGTCGACAGCCTGTACACGAAGCAGGAACTGCTCGACATCTACGACGTGCCGGAGGAGCGGGTGGTGCCGATCCACCTCGGCGTCGAATCAGTGTTCCGGCCATACAGCGAAGAAGAGTGCCGTCCCGTGCTTGACGCGCTCGGGATTCAGTCGCGGCGTTTCGTCCTGTCCGTCTGCACGCTGCAGCCACGCAAGAATCTTCAGCGACTGGTCGAAGGATTCGCACGGTTGCCGGAGGAACTGCGGCAGATGTATCCGCTGGTCCTCGTCGGCGCGGACGGCTGGAAGAATTCGCAGCTGATGGCGTGCATCGAACCGCTCGCCCGTGCGGGCCAGATCATTTCTCCGGGCTACCTGTCGCGCTCGAGTCTGCTGCATCTTTTTTCGTCTGCCGCGGTTTTCGCGTATCCGTCGCTTTACGAAGGATTCGGGCTTCCGGTCGCGGAGGCGATGGCGAGCGGAGCGCCCGTCCTGACGTCGAACGTGACTTCGATTCCGGAAGTCACGAACGGTGCCGCGCTCGAAGTCGATCCGTATTCGGTCGACGCGATCGAGGCCGGGCTTGAGCGTCTACTGACGGACGCCGCATTGCGCGACCTGCTGGTGGAGAAGGGGTTGCGGCGCGCAGCCGAGCTGACTTGGGATGCAACTGTCGACAAGACCTGCGAGGTCTATCATTCACTGGTTTGA
- a CDS encoding NAD-dependent epimerase/dehydratase family protein has translation MRIGVSGANGFVGRALVQTLCDAGHDVIALVRRHAGNTDARATECIIADDDFASVAAGQPALPPCSAFVHLAARVHVMHDDATDSLAAYRAANVQGALNALEAARRAGVRRFVFVSSIKALGEHENGRPLREDDVPRPGDPYGISKQEAEVALRDACAACGIELTVVRPPLVYGPGVRANFLGLMRAVARGVPLPLGAAHAQRSMVYVGNLVDALRFLATRDHATDGVFHVTDGNDRSVAELVGAIAVALGRSPRLVPVPVAWLRAAGALTGRRAAVDRLTSPLRIECAHLRELGWAPPFTVDEGLARTVAGLAKGGGA, from the coding sequence ATGCGGATTGGCGTGAGCGGGGCGAACGGTTTCGTGGGGCGCGCACTGGTTCAGACATTGTGCGATGCGGGGCACGACGTCATCGCGCTCGTTCGCCGCCACGCGGGCAATACCGATGCGCGGGCGACGGAGTGCATCATCGCGGACGACGATTTCGCCAGTGTCGCGGCCGGGCAGCCCGCTTTGCCACCGTGCAGCGCGTTCGTGCATCTCGCCGCGCGCGTGCACGTGATGCACGACGACGCAACTGATTCGCTGGCGGCCTACCGGGCCGCGAACGTCCAAGGCGCGCTCAATGCGCTCGAGGCCGCGCGCCGCGCCGGCGTGCGCCGGTTCGTGTTCGTGAGCAGCATCAAGGCGCTCGGCGAGCACGAGAACGGCCGCCCGTTGCGCGAGGACGATGTACCGCGCCCCGGCGATCCGTACGGCATCTCGAAGCAGGAAGCGGAAGTCGCATTGCGCGATGCCTGCGCGGCTTGCGGGATCGAGCTGACGGTCGTTCGGCCGCCGCTCGTGTACGGTCCCGGCGTGCGCGCGAATTTCCTCGGGCTGATGCGCGCGGTCGCGCGTGGCGTGCCGCTACCGCTGGGCGCCGCGCACGCGCAACGCAGCATGGTGTATGTCGGCAACCTTGTCGACGCATTGCGGTTCCTGGCCACGCGCGATCACGCGACGGACGGGGTATTCCATGTGACCGATGGCAACGACAGATCCGTCGCCGAACTCGTTGGGGCGATTGCGGTCGCGCTCGGCCGATCGCCGCGCCTCGTGCCGGTGCCCGTCGCGTGGTTGCGCGCTGCGGGCGCGTTGACCGGACGCCGCGCGGCGGTCGACCGCCTGACGAGTCCGCTGCGGATCGAATGTGCGCACCTGCGCGAGCTTGGTTGGGCGCCGCCGTTTACCGTCGACGAGGGGCTGGCCCGCACGGTGGCCGGCTTGGCGAAGGGGGGCGGAGCATGA
- a CDS encoding MraY family glycosyltransferase, which produces MLSFASGFIVSLLVTLFIVRYAHLHEKFSIDSDLAGVQKFHVRPVPRVGGIGILAGVVIAALLLTRRYPTIAGSILGIVACGLPAFLSGLVEDLTKRVSPRARLLCTMGAAALAFWLLNIAVTRISVPPLDFLLHYVAISAFITVLAVAALANAINIIDGFNGLASMVSFMMFASLAYVAFHVNDPVVMSASIIMMGAVLGFFLWNFPAGLIFLGDGGAYFIGFMLAELAIMLVMRNREVSAWYPVLLFMYPIFETCFSIYRKKFIRGMSPGIPDGVHLHMLVYKRLMRWAVGTKHAHDLTRRNSLTSPYLWLLCLVAVIPATLFWRHTVHLFVFVVLFALTYVWLYISIVRFRAPRWMVVRKGKRGR; this is translated from the coding sequence ATGCTCAGCTTCGCGTCCGGCTTCATCGTCTCCCTGCTCGTCACGTTGTTCATCGTGCGCTATGCGCATCTGCACGAGAAATTCTCGATCGACAGCGACCTGGCGGGCGTGCAGAAATTCCACGTGCGGCCCGTGCCGCGCGTCGGGGGTATCGGGATCCTCGCCGGCGTCGTCATTGCCGCCCTGCTCCTCACCCGGCGCTATCCGACGATCGCCGGCAGCATTCTCGGCATCGTGGCCTGTGGACTGCCGGCGTTCCTGTCCGGGCTCGTCGAGGACCTGACCAAGCGCGTGTCGCCGCGCGCGCGGCTACTGTGCACGATGGGCGCGGCCGCGCTGGCGTTCTGGTTGCTGAACATTGCAGTCACGCGCATCAGCGTGCCGCCGCTCGACTTCCTGCTCCACTACGTAGCCATCTCGGCGTTCATCACGGTGCTCGCGGTCGCGGCGCTGGCCAACGCGATCAACATCATCGACGGCTTCAACGGCCTCGCGTCGATGGTGAGCTTCATGATGTTCGCGTCGCTTGCCTACGTCGCATTCCACGTGAACGACCCGGTCGTGATGTCCGCGTCGATCATCATGATGGGCGCCGTGCTCGGCTTCTTCCTGTGGAATTTTCCGGCCGGCCTGATCTTCCTCGGCGACGGCGGCGCGTATTTCATCGGGTTCATGCTCGCGGAGCTCGCGATCATGCTCGTGATGCGCAATCGCGAAGTGTCGGCGTGGTACCCGGTGCTGCTGTTCATGTATCCGATCTTCGAGACCTGCTTCTCGATCTACCGGAAGAAGTTCATTCGCGGGATGTCGCCGGGGATTCCGGACGGCGTGCACCTGCACATGCTCGTGTACAAGCGGCTGATGCGATGGGCCGTCGGGACGAAACACGCGCATGACCTCACGCGGCGGAATTCGCTCACTTCACCTTATCTTTGGCTGCTGTGCCTCGTCGCGGTGATTCCGGCGACGCTGTTCTGGCGGCACACGGTGCACCTGTTCGTGTTCGTCGTGCTGTTCGCGCTGACCTATGTGTGGCTGTATATCAGCATCGTCAGGTTCAGGGCCCCGCGGTGGATGGTCGTGAGGAAGGGGAAGCGCGGGCGTTGA